One window of Thermococcus sp. genomic DNA carries:
- the cysS gene encoding cysteine--tRNA ligase, producing MAIRVYNTLTKQKEEFRPLRDGEVRMYVCGPTVYDYTHIGHARTYIAFDVIRRYLEHRGYTVLMVMNFTDIDDKIIRRANETGEDPKELAEKFLRYFLEDMEALKVKPADIYPRVTEHIQDIIDFVKKLQEKGYAYEGSDGVYFEVQKFKDYGKLSGVKLEELRKGARVEPGEGKKNPEDFALWKKAKPGEPKWESPWGEGRPGWHIECSTMSTRYLGESFDIHGGGNDLIFPHHENEIAQTEACTGQQWVRYWLHTGFLMVNGEKMSKSLGNFITIREALKRYDPEVIRLFVLQRHYRSPLDYTEEGMEHAKNNLERLYNTLENIRVAMERAELSFKWGQEEFEAYEAIRSAREKFYEAMDDDFNTAEAMKAVFEVSSAVNRYLSRVERPKESILHKAMEFFRIVSEVFGIFEDYFREQRAGEEEALIELLIEVRAQLRKEKNFALADKIRAELREMGIQLEDTPQGTIWKRVKV from the coding sequence ATGGCCATAAGAGTGTACAACACCCTGACAAAGCAGAAGGAGGAGTTCAGGCCTTTGAGAGACGGAGAGGTCAGGATGTACGTCTGTGGGCCCACTGTTTACGATTACACCCACATCGGCCACGCGAGGACATACATAGCCTTTGACGTTATCCGGAGATACCTGGAGCACCGCGGTTATACTGTCCTCATGGTCATGAACTTCACTGACATAGACGACAAGATAATCCGGAGGGCCAACGAGACCGGCGAAGACCCTAAGGAGCTCGCCGAGAAGTTCCTGAGGTACTTCCTGGAGGACATGGAGGCACTGAAGGTCAAGCCGGCCGACATCTATCCCCGCGTCACCGAGCACATCCAGGACATCATAGATTTCGTGAAGAAGCTCCAGGAGAAGGGGTACGCCTACGAGGGGAGCGATGGGGTCTACTTCGAGGTTCAGAAGTTCAAGGACTATGGAAAGCTCAGCGGGGTAAAACTTGAGGAGCTCAGGAAAGGGGCGCGCGTTGAGCCGGGCGAGGGCAAGAAGAACCCGGAGGACTTTGCCCTCTGGAAGAAGGCGAAACCGGGAGAGCCGAAGTGGGAAAGCCCCTGGGGCGAGGGAAGGCCCGGCTGGCACATAGAGTGCTCCACGATGAGCACGAGGTACCTCGGTGAGAGCTTCGACATCCACGGCGGCGGGAACGACCTCATCTTCCCGCACCACGAGAACGAGATTGCCCAAACCGAAGCCTGCACCGGCCAGCAGTGGGTCAGGTACTGGCTCCACACCGGGTTCCTGATGGTGAACGGAGAGAAGATGAGCAAGAGCCTCGGAAACTTCATCACGATAAGGGAAGCCCTGAAACGCTACGACCCCGAGGTCATAAGGCTCTTCGTCCTCCAGAGGCACTACAGATCGCCGCTCGACTACACGGAAGAGGGCATGGAGCACGCCAAGAACAACCTGGAGAGGCTATACAACACCCTTGAAAACATCCGTGTGGCTATGGAGAGGGCGGAGCTTTCCTTCAAGTGGGGCCAGGAAGAGTTCGAGGCCTACGAGGCCATTAGGAGCGCGAGAGAGAAGTTCTATGAAGCCATGGACGACGACTTCAACACAGCTGAAGCCATGAAGGCCGTCTTTGAGGTCAGCAGTGCCGTGAACAGGTACCTCAGCAGGGTCGAGAGACCGAAGGAGAGTATCCTCCATAAGGCGATGGAGTTCTTCAGGATAGTCAGCGAGGTCTTCGGCATCTTCGAGGACTACTTCAGGGAGCAGAGGGCTGGCGAGGAGGAGGCGCTCATCGAGCTGCTCATAGAAGTTCGCGCCCAGCTCAGGAAGGAGAAGAACTTCGCCCTGGCAGACAAGATAAGGGCGGAGCTCAGAGAAATGGGCATCCAGCTCGAAGACACGCCCCAAGGAACGATATGGAAGAGGGTTAAGGTCTGA
- a CDS encoding ABC transporter ATP-binding protein: MGETPILEMKGIVKVYPDGTRALKGVDLTVYQGEILGLLGENGAGKTTLMKILFGMLHPTAGKIYVRGKETRFKSPADALANGIGMVHQHFTLVEVFDALHNIILGMEGHGMFSKIDVDAAREKLQRLMEDLNFKVPLDVPVEELPVGVQQRIEILKMLFRDVDVLILDEPTAVLTPIEVEELFAVLKKLKAEGKTIIFISHKLNEVMELTDRVTVIRKGEVIGTVNTSEATPQLLARMMVGRDVVLRIQKPPKEPGEPILEIKNLWVKGDRGEDAVKGLSFEVRAGEIFGIAGVEGNGQTELIEAITGLRKPEKGEVLLNGQDITGRPPKELYDAGMAHIPEDRTHMGLILDMTVTENAILGLQWRKEFQRWKGTIDWGKAKKHTMGLIEQFEISAPGVDAPVKSLSGGNQQKLIVAREVSKQPVLIIAAQPTRGVDVASTEYIRNYLIKLRNEGKAVLLVSADLDEVVQLSDRMGIIYEGEFMGVVKPEEITTEEIGMMMGGIRYEELKK, translated from the coding sequence ATGGGAGAGACTCCAATACTAGAGATGAAGGGAATAGTGAAGGTGTATCCCGACGGCACAAGGGCTCTCAAGGGTGTTGATCTAACTGTATATCAGGGCGAGATACTCGGCCTCCTGGGTGAGAACGGCGCCGGAAAGACGACCCTCATGAAAATTCTCTTTGGAATGCTCCACCCGACCGCGGGTAAAATCTACGTCCGCGGTAAGGAGACCCGCTTTAAGAGTCCGGCCGATGCCCTCGCAAACGGCATCGGTATGGTTCACCAGCACTTCACCCTCGTTGAGGTTTTTGATGCTCTTCACAACATAATCCTTGGAATGGAAGGGCACGGAATGTTTTCGAAGATAGATGTTGATGCCGCCCGCGAAAAGCTCCAGAGGCTTATGGAGGATCTAAACTTTAAAGTGCCCCTCGATGTTCCGGTGGAGGAACTCCCCGTTGGAGTCCAGCAGAGAATTGAGATACTCAAGATGCTCTTCAGAGACGTTGACGTTCTCATACTCGACGAGCCAACGGCAGTGCTGACACCCATTGAGGTCGAGGAGCTCTTTGCCGTCCTCAAGAAGTTAAAGGCCGAGGGCAAGACGATAATCTTCATCAGCCACAAGCTCAACGAGGTCATGGAGCTCACCGACCGCGTTACGGTCATCAGGAAGGGTGAAGTCATTGGAACAGTCAACACGAGCGAGGCAACCCCCCAGCTGCTGGCCAGGATGATGGTTGGAAGGGACGTGGTTCTCAGAATACAGAAGCCGCCGAAAGAACCCGGAGAGCCTATACTTGAGATCAAGAACCTGTGGGTCAAGGGTGACAGGGGAGAGGATGCCGTTAAAGGCCTGTCCTTTGAGGTGAGGGCCGGCGAAATATTCGGAATAGCCGGGGTCGAAGGAAATGGGCAGACGGAACTCATAGAAGCCATCACCGGACTTAGAAAGCCCGAAAAGGGAGAGGTACTATTAAACGGCCAGGACATCACCGGAAGGCCTCCAAAGGAGCTTTACGATGCAGGGATGGCGCACATCCCGGAAGACAGGACTCACATGGGTTTGATCCTTGACATGACCGTTACCGAGAACGCCATACTCGGACTTCAGTGGAGAAAGGAATTCCAGCGCTGGAAGGGTACCATAGACTGGGGCAAGGCAAAGAAGCACACGATGGGGCTCATCGAGCAATTCGAAATATCCGCTCCGGGAGTGGACGCCCCTGTCAAAAGCCTCAGCGGAGGAAACCAGCAGAAGCTCATCGTGGCGAGGGAGGTCAGCAAGCAGCCCGTCTTGATAATAGCCGCCCAGCCCACCAGGGGTGTTGATGTGGCCTCAACAGAGTACATCAGAAACTACCTGATCAAGCTGAGAAACGAGGGCAAGGCGGTCCTTCTCGTCTCAGCCGACCTCGATGAGGTCGTGCAGCTCAGCGACAGGATGGGAATAATCTACGAGGGCGAGTTCATGGGCGTTGTGAAGCCTGAGGAGATCACCACAGAGGAGATAGGAATGATGATGGGGGGAATACGCTATGAAGAGCTCAAAAAGTGA
- a CDS encoding metal ABC transporter solute-binding protein, Zn/Mn family, which yields MRARTPATVMLIMMFAGMIMPFSWGSSGRPLIVTSIAPLAAIVQDAFGNSVDVVYIIPPGADPHEYQLTASQIELLRKADVIVTTGGHLPVEKRIDELKKEGTISGEVLFIDDYKREGFRYLPEHWYGNKDNPHGIWLDPTNALAIARATEKALERTDGDNANVYRAEYESFENRVMTVVRSYKALVGGEKSAVIQMPADQYAIEWLGIKAIASIKPEEEVPAMGVDELVSAALKSDVIVYAADSPDQLKEAARELSAKSGKPSAEITVFWSERPYTEILIENSAAVVRALGGKAPEREPVAETDVTRYVAISLVVGIVLGTALGVVIKK from the coding sequence ATGAGGGCGAGGACACCGGCAACGGTTATGCTCATCATGATGTTCGCCGGCATGATTATGCCGTTCTCGTGGGGCTCTTCCGGGAGACCGTTAATCGTGACCAGCATAGCACCCCTTGCCGCGATAGTCCAGGATGCCTTCGGCAACTCCGTGGATGTGGTCTATATAATTCCTCCCGGGGCGGACCCGCATGAGTACCAGCTCACGGCGAGTCAGATAGAACTCCTTCGGAAGGCGGACGTGATAGTAACAACGGGCGGCCATCTTCCGGTTGAGAAACGGATAGATGAGCTGAAGAAGGAGGGCACGATAAGCGGGGAGGTTCTGTTCATTGACGACTACAAGCGGGAGGGCTTTCGCTATCTCCCCGAGCACTGGTACGGCAACAAGGACAACCCCCACGGCATCTGGCTAGACCCGACCAACGCCCTGGCCATAGCAAGGGCCACGGAAAAGGCGCTTGAAAGAACCGATGGGGACAACGCCAACGTTTACCGGGCGGAGTATGAGAGCTTTGAGAACCGGGTGATGACTGTGGTCCGCTCCTATAAGGCCCTCGTCGGGGGTGAAAAAAGTGCCGTGATCCAGATGCCCGCGGATCAGTACGCAATAGAGTGGCTTGGAATCAAGGCGATAGCGTCCATAAAACCCGAGGAAGAGGTTCCCGCGATGGGGGTGGACGAACTCGTTTCGGCGGCACTCAAATCCGACGTTATAGTCTATGCTGCGGATAGCCCGGATCAGCTGAAGGAAGCCGCAAGGGAGCTCTCGGCCAAGAGCGGGAAGCCCTCCGCGGAGATAACCGTTTTCTGGAGCGAGAGGCCTTACACGGAGATACTAATCGAAAACAGCGCCGCGGTTGTCAGGGCCCTTGGAGGAAAGGCACCTGAAAGAGAGCCCGTGGCGGAAACGGACGTGACGAGGTACGTTGCCATCTCCCTTGTGGTCGGAATCGTTCTGGGGACTGCCCTCGGTGTCGTCATCAAGAAATGA
- a CDS encoding phosphoribosyltransferase translates to MKKFPAYLASWDDIERWAKEGAWKVLEDGWRPDVILGLARGGWVAARLYCDYLGVKDLVSLKVEHWGVTATPDGKARLKYGSSYDLSGKRVLIVDDISDTGESLTLAKNYVEGQKPAEIRVATLLTIKGSRFKPDYYGEEIDWAWIVFPWNFVEDMINLVSNLFEEKEALTTDEIIELFKELHGMEVPKGKLEEALRMAERRKVFKFREGAWRKAP, encoded by the coding sequence ATGAAGAAGTTTCCGGCTTATCTCGCTTCTTGGGACGACATAGAAAGGTGGGCAAAGGAAGGCGCTTGGAAGGTTCTGGAGGACGGATGGAGGCCGGACGTTATACTAGGCCTCGCAAGGGGCGGCTGGGTTGCGGCGAGGCTCTACTGCGACTACCTGGGAGTCAAAGACCTCGTCAGCCTCAAGGTCGAGCACTGGGGCGTCACGGCAACTCCTGACGGAAAGGCCAGGCTCAAGTACGGCAGCAGCTACGACCTGAGTGGAAAGAGGGTTCTCATAGTTGACGACATCAGCGACACCGGTGAGAGCCTAACGCTCGCAAAGAACTACGTCGAGGGTCAGAAGCCCGCCGAGATACGGGTCGCAACACTGCTTACCATAAAGGGCTCCCGCTTCAAGCCGGACTACTACGGCGAGGAAATCGACTGGGCGTGGATAGTCTTCCCCTGGAACTTCGTTGAGGACATGATAAACCTCGTCAGCAATCTCTTCGAGGAGAAGGAGGCTCTCACCACAGATGAAATCATCGAGCTGTTCAAGGAACTCCATGGAATGGAAGTCCCGAAGGGCAAGCTTGAGGAAGCCCTCCGTATGGCCGAGCGCAGGAAGGTTTTTAAGTTCCGGGAGGGAGCGTGGCGCAAAGCCCCATGA
- a CDS encoding BMP family protein translates to MRKWLSLFLIGLLAISVVASGCISSGGGETSTQTKGKIAIVYDVGGRGDLSFNDMAYLGAKKASEDFNLELVELQSNTEDDYVKNLETLAQQGDYLVIIAVGFMMTDAVKKVAAEYPNQHFAIIDGFDPEMPDNVMMILFKENEGSALIGALSALIAAESGKDKVGIVLGMEIPVLYKFEGGYRFGVAWAEDYYKQKTGKDVKIDVLYQYTGTFTDPAKGYQAAKAQLDQGAWVIYQVAGGTGVGVFQAVEEYLKAHNQKMGPPFAVGVDSAQDWIKPGAIIASMMKRVDVGVYTAVKDAVEGNFKGGVVELGLKENGVGVSTVDDVMAMFDSLPEDTQQQKLKELGFTNKDELRKYLEDTRKQVPDWIWQAVDELKQKIISGEIKVPKAFNKDEIEAIRNAKTWQEMMQLAK, encoded by the coding sequence ATGAGGAAGTGGTTAAGCCTGTTTTTAATCGGCCTCTTGGCCATAAGCGTCGTGGCCAGTGGCTGTATCTCTTCCGGAGGAGGAGAAACATCCACACAGACCAAGGGCAAGATTGCCATCGTCTATGATGTCGGTGGAAGGGGTGACCTGAGCTTCAACGACATGGCATACCTTGGTGCCAAGAAGGCATCCGAGGACTTCAACCTTGAGCTCGTTGAGCTTCAGAGCAACACGGAGGACGACTACGTCAAGAACCTTGAAACCCTGGCCCAGCAGGGGGACTATCTCGTTATAATCGCGGTTGGTTTCATGATGACCGACGCTGTCAAGAAGGTCGCCGCGGAGTATCCGAACCAGCACTTTGCAATCATCGACGGTTTTGACCCGGAGATGCCCGACAACGTCATGATGATACTCTTCAAGGAGAACGAGGGCTCCGCACTCATAGGCGCTCTCTCTGCTCTCATTGCCGCCGAGAGCGGTAAGGACAAGGTTGGAATCGTCCTTGGAATGGAGATACCTGTTCTCTACAAGTTCGAGGGCGGCTACCGCTTCGGTGTTGCCTGGGCCGAGGACTACTACAAGCAGAAGACCGGAAAGGACGTTAAGATAGACGTTCTCTACCAGTACACCGGAACCTTCACCGACCCCGCCAAGGGCTACCAGGCCGCCAAGGCCCAGCTTGACCAGGGCGCCTGGGTCATCTACCAGGTCGCCGGCGGAACCGGTGTCGGTGTGTTCCAGGCCGTTGAGGAGTACCTCAAGGCCCACAACCAGAAGATGGGCCCGCCCTTCGCCGTCGGTGTTGACTCAGCCCAGGACTGGATCAAGCCCGGAGCGATCATTGCCAGCATGATGAAGCGCGTTGACGTCGGTGTTTACACCGCCGTCAAGGACGCCGTTGAGGGCAACTTCAAGGGCGGTGTCGTCGAGCTCGGCCTCAAGGAGAACGGTGTCGGCGTCAGCACCGTTGACGACGTCATGGCCATGTTCGACTCCCTCCCGGAGGACACCCAGCAGCAGAAGCTTAAGGAGCTTGGATTCACCAACAAGGATGAGCTCAGGAAGTACCTTGAGGACACCAGGAAGCAGGTTCCGGACTGGATATGGCAGGCAGTCGACGAGCTCAAGCAGAAGATAATCAGCGGTGAGATCAAGGTTCCGAAGGCGTTCAACAAGGACGAGATCGAGGCCATAAGGAATGCCAAGACCTGGCAGGAAATGATGCAGCTTGCCAAGTGA
- a CDS encoding ABC transporter permease has protein sequence MKSSKSDVLKFFNFKALIESLIAIFVGFLLGAIVLLTFGYSPVETYYWLFKGALGSTNGIASTLAYSTPIMLTALTFAISARTGIFNIGAEGSFYFGAIAAVIFTNIWGNMWFGLAMGMLLGALWSLPAAFLKVYRGVHEVISTIMLNWIAWFFVLWLVVGPYANPNDPNKTIRIPESARLPLIGNTDLSIAFIIAVIASVLTYYLLWHTVFGFGMRASGINPKAARYGGVNPNKAIIWSFVIGGIMSGLGGAMKIMGEPPTYAISQGMANVYGLGFDGIGVALVGRNHPLGIIFAAIFFGMLRAGTPMMQIGAQVPLEIIKVIQGIIVITVAIPGLYDLIKKAFRRGEA, from the coding sequence ATGAAGAGCTCAAAAAGTGATGTCCTTAAGTTCTTCAACTTCAAAGCTCTCATCGAGAGCCTCATAGCCATCTTCGTCGGCTTCCTCCTGGGAGCCATAGTGCTCTTGACCTTCGGTTACAGTCCGGTTGAAACCTACTACTGGCTCTTTAAGGGTGCCCTCGGCTCAACCAACGGTATAGCCAGCACCCTCGCGTACTCCACCCCGATAATGCTCACTGCACTTACATTCGCCATAAGCGCCAGGACTGGAATATTTAACATAGGTGCAGAAGGTTCCTTCTACTTCGGCGCGATAGCGGCAGTCATCTTCACCAACATATGGGGCAACATGTGGTTCGGACTGGCAATGGGCATGCTCCTCGGTGCGCTCTGGAGCCTCCCCGCGGCCTTCCTTAAGGTCTACCGCGGTGTCCACGAGGTTATATCCACCATCATGCTCAACTGGATAGCGTGGTTCTTCGTCCTCTGGCTCGTCGTCGGTCCCTACGCCAACCCCAACGACCCCAACAAGACCATAAGGATACCGGAGAGTGCCAGGCTCCCCCTGATAGGGAACACTGACCTCTCAATAGCTTTCATAATTGCAGTCATCGCCTCAGTCCTGACGTACTACCTCCTCTGGCACACAGTCTTTGGGTTTGGCATGAGGGCAAGTGGAATTAACCCAAAAGCGGCAAGATACGGTGGTGTTAACCCGAACAAAGCGATAATATGGTCCTTTGTTATAGGCGGAATCATGAGCGGTCTTGGTGGTGCCATGAAGATCATGGGCGAGCCGCCGACGTACGCCATAAGCCAGGGAATGGCCAACGTGTATGGCCTTGGTTTCGACGGAATAGGCGTCGCCCTCGTTGGCAGAAACCACCCCCTGGGCATAATCTTTGCGGCAATATTCTTTGGAATGCTCCGCGCAGGAACCCCAATGATGCAGATTGGGGCACAGGTGCCCCTGGAGATTATCAAAGTCATACAGGGCATCATAGTTATCACGGTTGCGATACCGGGACTTTATGACCTCATCAAGAAGGCTTTTAGGAGGGGGGAGGCCTGA
- a CDS encoding DUF4932 domain-containing protein — protein MKRLAVLIIVIAVAASITASTALVRAYEISPHVSVEINPNSELLSIVYYLAFGRNDPFVIDRGSYLDEVDAWFRPYRNHPAVAMLRKHLQNATTISDRDRMLYTIEADLLHCTEPPELRQWAGFYDPWTAEYLEVLRDFAEKSNFMEFYMQHEDYYAEDLNVYKDALKLLPPDEFMGRYIDVSSVRFEFKHPYLVAIHGHNFNPVRNGTQIYGAGGMVPLVRRDPQRTPWSYKTARDTMFGLPLNRDYVNNTGLDQLVYLGFVYHELGHDITLPGLYGNYRDTYSLRYLEDTIEKNMPYLATYDIHFWWDTMMVYEGFADGWMDFSLASVDPDYAALAMWMQRGWGEFWIGDMVDVYRKYAALSLEENVPVSEYVDDMLTELRERVPPEMSESLYQERVPVTPLGAFDRGAVTSRVVVVYGTQNPDPSGTESDRKTAELIADNLRVFYSQWNGSVEIVVKADANVTPEDMESNLVLVGGPVANSLVMDMENYFPLRFVKSEAGSWVLEKDPGWETASFVLTGNETDPVVRGELGDVNGAAVIIAIRNPHNPENYIVWIAGENRTLTALFLNPTYYLSSYEIWSEKGIEMGFYVQPLASP, from the coding sequence ATGAAGAGACTGGCTGTGTTGATAATTGTCATCGCCGTGGCGGCATCGATAACTGCCTCAACTGCCCTGGTGAGGGCGTATGAGATAAGCCCCCACGTCTCAGTGGAGATCAACCCAAACTCGGAACTGCTGAGCATCGTCTATTATCTAGCGTTCGGCAGGAACGACCCGTTTGTAATCGACAGGGGGAGCTACCTTGATGAGGTGGACGCGTGGTTCAGGCCGTACAGAAACCACCCGGCAGTCGCTATGCTGAGGAAGCACCTCCAGAACGCCACCACGATATCGGACAGGGACCGTATGCTGTACACCATCGAAGCTGACCTGCTTCATTGCACCGAGCCTCCGGAGTTGCGGCAGTGGGCCGGGTTCTACGACCCCTGGACGGCTGAGTACCTTGAGGTTCTCAGGGACTTCGCAGAAAAGAGCAACTTCATGGAGTTCTACATGCAGCATGAGGACTACTACGCAGAAGACCTCAACGTGTATAAAGATGCCCTTAAACTGCTCCCTCCAGATGAGTTCATGGGGCGCTACATCGACGTTTCCAGCGTGCGCTTCGAATTTAAGCACCCGTACCTTGTGGCGATACACGGCCACAACTTTAACCCTGTGAGGAACGGGACTCAGATATACGGTGCTGGGGGGATGGTGCCCCTTGTGAGACGCGACCCGCAGAGAACCCCCTGGAGCTACAAGACCGCGAGGGACACCATGTTTGGACTGCCGCTCAACAGGGACTACGTGAACAACACCGGACTGGACCAGCTCGTCTACCTGGGCTTCGTGTACCACGAGCTCGGTCACGACATAACCCTGCCCGGTCTCTACGGGAACTACAGGGACACTTACTCCCTGCGCTACCTGGAGGACACTATTGAAAAGAACATGCCGTACCTGGCCACCTACGACATACACTTCTGGTGGGATACCATGATGGTATACGAGGGTTTCGCGGACGGCTGGATGGACTTTTCCCTTGCAAGCGTTGATCCTGACTACGCTGCCCTCGCGATGTGGATGCAGCGCGGCTGGGGAGAGTTCTGGATAGGGGATATGGTGGATGTATACCGCAAGTACGCGGCGCTTAGCTTGGAAGAGAACGTCCCGGTGAGTGAATACGTTGATGATATGCTAACCGAGCTTAGGGAGAGGGTGCCCCCAGAAATGTCTGAATCCCTTTACCAAGAGAGGGTTCCGGTGACGCCTCTGGGAGCATTCGACAGGGGTGCTGTGACGAGCAGGGTCGTTGTGGTCTATGGAACCCAAAACCCTGATCCCTCGGGCACTGAAAGCGATAGAAAAACCGCCGAGCTGATCGCAGATAACCTTCGGGTGTTCTACTCGCAGTGGAACGGGAGCGTTGAGATCGTGGTCAAGGCCGACGCGAATGTCACGCCGGAGGACATGGAATCCAACCTCGTCCTGGTCGGTGGCCCCGTGGCCAATTCCCTCGTCATGGACATGGAAAATTACTTCCCGCTCCGTTTTGTAAAGTCGGAGGCCGGTTCATGGGTTCTGGAAAAAGACCCCGGCTGGGAAACAGCCTCTTTTGTGCTCACGGGTAACGAAACCGACCCCGTTGTCAGGGGAGAACTTGGAGACGTTAACGGGGCCGCCGTTATTATTGCCATCAGGAACCCTCACAACCCGGAGAACTACATTGTCTGGATAGCAGGGGAGAACAGAACTCTAACTGCCCTGTTCCTGAACCCAACCTACTACCTCAGCAGCTACGAAATATGGAGTGAAAAGGGAATAGAAATGGGCTTCTACGTTCAGCCGCTGGCGTCCCCATGA
- the ftsY gene encoding signal recognition particle-docking protein FtsY, translating to MLGKLKEKLGSFVDKVSQTEISEKDVENALWDLEIELLEADVALETVEELKERIKEKLVGQKVKIGTNKKALVEEAVREAVLEVLTPERRIDLLEMIRSKEEKPFVIAFVGFNGSGKTTTIAKLAHWLKKNGLSVVIAASDTFRAGAIEQVEEHAKRVGVKVIKHSYGADPAAVAYDAIQHAKARGLDVVLIDTAGRNELNRNLMDEMKKIARVTKPDLVIFVGDSLAGNSVVEQAKQFNEAVKIDGVILTKLDADARGGAALSISHAIGAPILFVGVGQGYDDLKPFDERWFVERIFGEA from the coding sequence ATGCTGGGAAAACTCAAGGAGAAGTTAGGATCATTCGTGGACAAGGTCTCACAGACTGAAATAAGTGAGAAGGACGTGGAAAATGCGCTCTGGGATCTGGAAATAGAGCTTCTTGAGGCGGATGTTGCCCTTGAAACCGTCGAGGAGCTCAAGGAGAGGATAAAAGAGAAGCTCGTCGGCCAGAAGGTCAAGATTGGAACTAACAAAAAGGCACTGGTTGAAGAGGCCGTCCGTGAAGCCGTGCTTGAGGTTCTAACACCCGAGAGGAGGATAGACCTTCTTGAGATGATCAGGTCAAAGGAGGAGAAGCCCTTCGTTATAGCCTTCGTGGGCTTCAACGGTTCCGGTAAGACAACGACCATAGCCAAGCTCGCCCACTGGCTCAAGAAGAACGGTTTGAGCGTTGTCATAGCCGCCAGCGACACCTTTAGAGCCGGGGCGATCGAGCAGGTCGAAGAGCACGCAAAGCGCGTTGGTGTCAAGGTCATAAAGCACTCCTACGGTGCCGACCCAGCGGCCGTTGCCTACGACGCTATCCAGCACGCTAAAGCAAGGGGTCTCGATGTGGTTCTCATAGACACCGCGGGAAGGAACGAGCTGAACAGAAACCTCATGGATGAGATGAAGAAGATAGCCCGAGTAACCAAACCCGACCTGGTGATATTCGTCGGCGATAGTTTGGCCGGGAACTCCGTCGTCGAGCAGGCGAAGCAGTTCAATGAGGCGGTGAAGATCGACGGGGTAATCCTCACGAAGCTGGACGCGGATGCGAGAGGAGGGGCGGCGCTCAGCATAAGCCACGCGATAGGCGCGCCGATACTCTTCGTCGGCGTCGGCCAGGGCTACGACGACCTCAAGCCCTTCGACGAGAGGTGGTTCGTGGAGAGGATTTTTGGGGAGGCTTAG
- a CDS encoding ABC transporter permease, producing the protein MDLGSILSILITSLMAMVPIVLTSVGAVWSERAGVVSIGYEGVLLMSAFFGAIVAEVTGSGVMGLIGGIVTGMIFGILHGVLTVYLKGDHVIPGIGINLLAMGVVPFGILAYWGTAGQHQVAVTLWSWNTKYGKISPMIFVTIAIAVITWWVLFKTPLGLRVRSVGENPEAADALGINVEKYRFWSTVYGHALAGLGGAYMSVAWLGVVQKTMSAGRGFIALANMVFSGWNPLVALLGGWLFGFFDALAAWLAPLHIIPGQFILMLPYIMTLVIVAGIIGKARPPKWDGRPYKRE; encoded by the coding sequence ATGGACCTAGGATCAATACTCTCCATCCTGATTACCTCCCTCATGGCCATGGTGCCCATAGTGCTAACGAGCGTTGGTGCCGTCTGGAGCGAGAGGGCAGGCGTGGTCAGCATCGGCTATGAGGGAGTCCTCCTAATGAGTGCGTTCTTTGGTGCCATAGTGGCAGAAGTCACCGGTAGCGGAGTCATGGGGCTCATAGGAGGCATTGTCACGGGGATGATCTTCGGAATACTGCACGGAGTTCTCACGGTCTACCTCAAGGGTGACCACGTCATTCCAGGTATAGGCATCAACCTTCTCGCCATGGGCGTCGTCCCCTTCGGCATACTCGCCTACTGGGGAACCGCCGGTCAGCACCAGGTCGCTGTTACTCTCTGGAGCTGGAACACCAAGTACGGCAAGATAAGCCCGATGATTTTCGTTACCATAGCAATAGCGGTAATAACCTGGTGGGTGCTCTTCAAGACTCCCCTCGGTCTCCGCGTCCGCTCCGTCGGTGAAAACCCGGAGGCCGCGGATGCACTTGGTATCAACGTCGAAAAGTACAGGTTCTGGTCAACGGTCTATGGACACGCCCTGGCCGGTCTCGGAGGAGCCTATATGAGCGTTGCCTGGCTTGGGGTTGTTCAGAAGACCATGTCCGCTGGCAGGGGATTCATAGCACTCGCCAACATGGTCTTCAGCGGCTGGAACCCCCTCGTTGCCCTCCTCGGCGGCTGGCTGTTTGGTTTCTTCGACGCACTGGCGGCGTGGCTGGCACCGCTCCACATAATACCCGGGCAGTTCATCCTCATGCTGCCCTACATAATGACCCTCGTAATAGTTGCAGGAATCATCGGAAAAGCCAGGCCGCCGAAGTGGGACGGAAGGCCCTACAAGAGGGAGTGA